Genomic window (Campylobacter sp. RM16704):
TAACAAAGGACAGGGGGTAGAAGGTAGAGACTGGCAAAACTATGCTAATTATTGTTTAAGTACATATAATTGTACTTCTATGATAGTTGGCTTCTCTAATGCTTTTAACAAAACCTTTGATGGACAAGGATATACTTTAAAAAATATCAATATAGATATAACTTCTTTAAGTAATAAACCTGAATATGTTGGTATATTTGGTTCTATTTATGGTGCTACTTTTAAAAATATCAATGTAGATTATATGGGTGGTGGGATAAAGGCTAATGATGTTGGTGATTATTTCCGTGTTGGTGGTTTTGTTGGTTGGGCTTATGGTGGAACCCATAGCAATATTTCTTTGAATAATATAGGCAATATTAGTACTAGTGGTGGTGGTTATGGTAGAATTTATGTCGGTGGTTTTGCTGGTTATGTTGAAAGAGAAACTTTTAGTAATATTTCTTTAAATAATATAGGGGATATTAGTAGTAGTGGTATTAGTAGTAGTTCTGCCTCTGCTGGTGGTTTTGCTGGTGGTGCTATTCGTGGAACCTTTAGCAATATTTCTTTAAATAATATAGGTAATATTAGTAGTAGTGGTAGTTCTGCCTCTGCTGGTGGTTTTGCTGGTAGTGCTGGTGGAACCTATAGTAATATTTCTTTAAATAATATAGGCAATATTAGTGCTAGTGGTGGTTATAATGATAGCCAAGCTGGTGGTTTTGCTGGTGTTGTTCTTGGAACCTTTAGTAATATTTCTTTAAATAATATAGGTAATATTAGTAGTAGTGGTGGTAGTAGATATACTAGAAGCCAAGCTGGTGGTTTTGCTGGTAATGCTGGTTATGGAACCTTTAGCAATATTTCTTTAAATAATATAGGCAATATTAGTGCTAGTGTTGATAATAATTTTGTCTCTGCTGCTGGTTTTGCTGGTATCATTACTGTTAATTCTACCTTCAAAAACATTTATATATTTTTTAATCCTAATATGAGTATAAGTGCAAGTGGTAATTGGCAAAATTATATAGGTAAATTCTTTGGTTATATAAATGGAAGTCCTAATCTTACCTTTGACAATGTCCATATCTATCATCATACAAATGATTTAGCTAATGCAACATACGATCAAAATTACTGGGGTAGTAGCAATGATAAAATCCAAATTCACACCTACAACAACTCAAACCAAGAAAATGTCTATCAAGACTTTTTATCTAAAGCAAATACTATAAGCAGACCTACCCCACCAACTAACCCATCTAACCCTGATGTAATCTTAGGTAGTGATGATGTAATTAGTGCAAATGATTTAAATACTTGGTTAGGAGAAATTCTTGCAGGTAATTACTGGATAGATATAAATGATCTTAGTTCAATCAAAGGAATAAGTGAAGAACTAAAACAAAGTATATCTTTCCTAGAAGCCTTATATGGTCAAGAAGGTATGAAAGAAATACTAGAAGGTTTTAGCAATGACTATAAAATAAATTATAGAAATTATCAAAGATTTGCTACAAATAAAGCAAATCTTTTAGCCTTTATCAATGATAAATTAAAACCTTTAGTCAAACAATCTAACAAAGCCTTTATAGATCTAAAAACAGCTCAAGAACAATTAAAAACAGCTATAGCTAAATATAATGACTATGTTAAAAAAGTCAATGAAAATCCTAGCTTAAAAAATGATGCAACTTTAAATTCTTTAAAAGCTGAAGTAGATAGATTAAACAATCTTAGTAAAGAACTTTTTGCTAGTATAAATGATAATCAAGAATTATTACAAACTTGGCAAAGCAAAACAAGCACTGATTCAAATAATCACTTTAAAATAAAAGGTGAGTTTAAAAACTTAGCCTTACTTACACCTAATTTAGATGAAGTAATAGTTAATGGTAATGAAAATGAAGACTATAAAAAAGTATCACGCCAAGTAGCTAATGCTCAAAAACAAACACCTACTTTTGAATATGAAGAAAACGAAAAAGAAGAAGTAGAAGAAACAGCCCTAATGCAAAAAGGAAAGATTTGTATAG
Coding sequences:
- a CDS encoding two-partner secretion domain-containing protein encodes the protein MKTTKLTHHIILSGITVSLLFSPLMALPSGGKFTHGTTGTININGNTMNINGHKVSSVIQWGGGFSINQGESVNFGGSNKNYLNIAHGTSKSTIAGLLNANGNNVFLINPNGVIITKTGTINANRFVASTSSMDNTTMQNFANMNNFNDGLSFSPVFKPNKLGNVVNMGNINANKVLLIGNKVLLQSSFNTKNKTFNQIKASNIHLVGNEIHADIATLKDINKLYITAKDKGSLYLNATGYYYNPSSFSHFNNYESKAYNGINHNNTNFSNMRYVGIGSDVDWWHFAKGWNENKAGFRTSASEYKLTNDIDFKGNKGQGVEGRDWQNYANYCLSTYNCTSMIVGFSNAFNKTFDGQGYTLKNINIDITSLSNKPEYVGIFGSIYGATFKNINVDYMGGGIKANDVGDYFRVGGFVGWAYGGTHSNISLNNIGNISTSGGGYGRIYVGGFAGYVERETFSNISLNNIGDISSSGISSSSASAGGFAGGAIRGTFSNISLNNIGNISSSGSSASAGGFAGSAGGTYSNISLNNIGNISASGGYNDSQAGGFAGVVLGTFSNISLNNIGNISSSGGSRYTRSQAGGFAGNAGYGTFSNISLNNIGNISASVDNNFVSAAGFAGIITVNSTFKNIYIFFNPNMSISASGNWQNYIGKFFGYINGSPNLTFDNVHIYHHTNDLANATYDQNYWGSSNDKIQIHTYNNSNQENVYQDFLSKANTISRPTPPTNPSNPDVILGSDDVISANDLNTWLGEILAGNYWIDINDLSSIKGISEELKQSISFLEALYGQEGMKEILEGFSNDYKINYRNYQRFATNKANLLAFINDKLKPLVKQSNKAFIDLKTAQEQLKTAIAKYNDYVKKVNENPSLKNDATLNSLKAEVDRLNNLSKELFASINDNQELLQTWQSKTSTDSNNHFKIKGEFKNLALLTPNLDEVIVNGNENEDYKKVSRQVANAQKQTPTFEYEENEKEEVEETALMQKGKICIVSDNFKTMNPCVTGSF